The DNA window TACTTCGGCCATACCCATGTGGCGGTGGATGCCGAGTATTACGGCGGCGTGACCTTTCACAATGGCGGCGCGCCGATGCGGGGCATGGATTTCAGCCTGCTCCGGCTGGAGCTGGCGGAAACGGGTTGACGGAGCGGATGGGCGGGCCCCATCGGAATCGCAGTTGGGCAGAGCAGCCGTGAACGGTAGAAGGACGAATTGAATGGCGAGTGCAGCGATCGAAGCATTGCTGGAGTCGGGCGTCGGCGCCTGGAACAGTTGGCGGATGGAAAATCCGGAGGAAGTGCCCGATCTGAAGGGGGTGGCGCTTGAGGGCAAGCTGCTTCGGGGCATCAACTTCAGGAAGATCAGTCTGGCCGGGGCGAATCTCACCCGCTGCGAATGCACGAACGCCGATTTCAGTCTTTCGGACTTGAGCGGGGCGATATTGGTGAAGGCCAATCTGAGCCGGGTGAACTTTTCCGGCACGCGGCTGGTCGGCGCAGACCTGTCGGACGCGAATATCTTTTGCGCCAATTTGCGCGGGGCCGACCTGAATCGGGCGATACTGCGGGGCGCTAATTTGAGTGGCGCCGACCTTTCCAAAGCGGACTTTACGCTGGCGGACCTGACCAGTGCTCGACTCTGGATGCGCTATTTCGGCAAATTGCCCGCGGCAACGCTGAACGGCACGACCCTTCACGGCGCGAAAATGGGGAACGTGGATCTGTCCGAGCTGGACATGTCTCAGGTTATTCGCTGAGAATACCGGGCGCGGGTTCGATCCGCCGAAGCGGAAAGAACCGCGCCCAGTGTCCATACCCCAAATTAGCGAAGGCTGTCCGGGGTATGGGACAGTTCGCCCGCTGTGCAATGAAACATGCCGC is part of the Candidatus Hydrogenedentota bacterium genome and encodes:
- a CDS encoding pentapeptide repeat-containing protein; protein product: MASAAIEALLESGVGAWNSWRMENPEEVPDLKGVALEGKLLRGINFRKISLAGANLTRCECTNADFSLSDLSGAILVKANLSRVNFSGTRLVGADLSDANIFCANLRGADLNRAILRGANLSGADLSKADFTLADLTSARLWMRYFGKLPAATLNGTTLHGAKMGNVDLSELDMSQVIR